A genomic segment from Tachysurus fulvidraco isolate hzauxx_2018 chromosome 21, HZAU_PFXX_2.0, whole genome shotgun sequence encodes:
- the man1b1a gene encoding endoplasmic reticulum mannosyl-oligosaccharide 1,2-alpha-mannosidase — translation MYSSQRKDFVSLTLGERSYNNRKHRRQSCWRKWKQFSRLQRSLILSLFSILFIGGIFTYPSLSEQWTDLFDGSLRDAREDLQKQGFHPIPPGQILKPVPEVILKEPPEPQRPDAFVLPKPVALKKPPSKRGPPGMPKQGNVSDWQVKDIREAAVRGEEEQDEETQTVISWRGAMIEAVQDAEPQEAAGAAEVEEVVPLQIVPVNPVDRGEAVREAFRHAWKGYKAFAWGHDELKPVSKTHREWFGLGLTLIDALDTMWILGLKEEFEEARRWVETELSFSKNVDVNLFESTIRILGGLLSTYHLTGDTLFLNKAKDIGSRLMPAFKTPSKIPYSDVNIGKGTAHPPRWTSDSTVAEVTSIQLEFRELSRLTQDPQYQNAVDEVMKLVHKLDGKRDGLVPMFINTNSGKFTHRGVFTLGARADSYYEYLLKQWLQGGKKDNTLLEDYLQAVEGVKKNLLKQTASKHTFVGELSHGRLNPKMDHLVCFLPGTLALGAHNGLPADHMDLAVQLMETCYQMYVQMETGLSPEIAHFNLYSLGGHDVEVKPADRHNLLRPETVESLFYLYRFTQDKKYRDWGWQILESFNKYTRVPSGGYTSIGNVRDPVNPSLKDKMESFFLGETLKYLFLLFSDDPELISLDKYVFNTEAHPLPIWPLVS, via the exons ATGTATTCATCACAGAGGAAGGACTTTGTATCTCTGACATTGGGAGAACGCAGCTACAATAACAGAAAGCACCGGAGGCAGTCCTGCTGGAGG AAATGGAAGCAGTTTTCGCGACTGCAGCGCAGTCTGATACTGTCTCTCTTCTCCATTCTGTTCATCGGAGGGATCTTCACTTACCCCAGCCTTTCTGAGCAATGGACag ATCTGTTTGATGGATCACTACGGGATGCAAGGGAAGACCTACAGAAGCAGGGTTTCCACCCTATTCCCCCGGGTCAGATCTTAAAACCCGTACCCGAGGTCATCCTGAAGGAGCCTCCTGAGCCGCAGAGACCGGACGCTTTCGTCCTTCCCAAACCTGTAGCTCTG AAGAAACCTCCAAGTAAACGTGGTCCTCCAGGCATGCCAAAGCAAGGAAATGTGTCAGACTGGCAGGTGAAGGACATACGTGAAGCAGCTGTCCGAGGAGAAGAAGAGCAGGACGAAGAAACACAGACGGTCATTAG CTGGCGAGGGGCCATGATCGAAGCCGTGCAGGACGCTGAGCCGCAGGAGGCAGCAGGAGCCGCAGAAGTCGAGGAAGTCGTCCCTTTACAAATAG TCCCAGTGAACCCAGTGGACAGGGGGGAGGCTGTCAGAGAAGCCTTCAGGCATGCATGGAAAGGCTACAAAGCATTTGCATGGGGTCATGATGAGCTGAAGCCTGTCTCGAAGACACACAGGGAGTGGTTCGGTTTGGGTCTCACCCTCATAGATGCACTCGACACCATGTGGATTCTCGGCTTGAAAGAAG agTTTGAGGAAGCTAGAAGATGGGTAGAGACAGAGTTATCGTTCTCCAAGAATGTTGATGTCAATCTGTTTGAGAGCACCATCCGCATTCTCGGAGGCCTCCTGAGCACTTATCACCTTACTGGAGACACTCTGTTCCTGAACAAGGCT AAAGATATTGGTTCTAGATTAATGCCAGCTTTCAAGACACCGTCCAAGATCCCTTATTCAGACGTGAATATCGGTAAAGGCACCGCTCACCCCCCACGCTGGACCAGCGACAGCACCGTGGCCGAGGTCACCAGCATCCAGCTGGAGTTTCGTGAGCTCAGCAGGCTCACTCAGGATCCACAGTATCAG aACGCAGTGGATGAGGTGATGAAGCTGGTCCACAAGCTGGATGGGAAGCGTGATGGTCTGGTGCCAATGTTTATCAACACCAACAGTGGCAAGTTCACCCACCGAGGAGTGTTTACTCTGGGAGCCCGTGCAGACAGCTACTACGAATACCTGCTCAAACAGTGGCTACAGGGAGGGAAAAAGGACAACAC gttatTGGAGGACTACCTTCAGGCAGTTGAAGGGGTGAAGAAAAACCTACTTAAACAGACAGCCAGTAAGCACACCTTCGTAGGAGAGTTATCTCACGGACGTCTCAACCCCAAAATG gATCATTTGGTGTGTTTTCTCCCGGGCACGCTGGCTCTGGGAGCACATAACGGCCTGCCAGCCGACCACATGGATCTGGCTGTGCAGCTGATGGAGACATGCTATCAGATGTATGTGCAGATGGAGACCGGCCTGAGCCCTGAGATCGCCCACTTCAACCTGTACAGCCTCGGCGGCCATGACGTAGAAgtcaaa cCAGCTGACAGACACAACCTCCTGAGACCTGAGACGGTGGAGAGTCTGTTCTACCTGTACAGATTTACCCAGGACAAAAAATACAGAGACTGGGGCTGGCAAATCCTAGAGAGCTTTAATAAGTACACCAGG GTCCCAAGCGGAGGCTACACGTCTATAGGGAACGTACGAGACCCGGTCAATCCCAGCCTCAAGGACAAGATGGAGAGCTTCTTCCTCGGAGAGACGCTGAAGTACCTGTTCTTGCTGTTCTCTGACGATCCTGAGCTGATCAGTTTGGATAAGTATGTATTCAACACTGAGGCTCATCCTCTTCCTATTTGGCCTTTGGTATCATGA